aatagagaGTTATGtattacaattatatatacTTCAATAGACATGATGCAATCCGTACGTTTCTCTCTGTTTTcgctctcttttttctctctttaataTTTTACTCTTCAATATATTTACTGGGATGGAAAATATCTATATATTCACATAAAACGTTTTCATGAAAAGATTGTTaagattttagtattttgttgTCTTCTTATCTTTAGGATtcacacaaaatattttttttcctgccgGTGAGGGTGTAGCTCTTGGAAGGTAATAATGTTATATAATGCCGGCCGGCGGGAGATGTGTGGTGTTTGGAGTGTATTGTGGTGTAGGTGTTTACCGGCCGGGAGGCGGGCTATATATATGAATGGAAAATATGctttaaaataatgtaaatcaTTTTATAGAAAACAATAAGGTGTGTTATGGTTAACTAAAAATGCTTTGCGGTTGTGTGCTCTTTGGTAACTATATACATACTTCTACTTTAGGTCTTTGGTTCTTTTATTCTATGGATGCACGTACCATTAGGGATGAAACTAGAATTTTAAGTGTGAGAGGCAAACTAAAAGAAGTTTTTTAGGGGGTAAAGAATTAATTTTAGAGAGTTTATTTCATAAAAAGCATGAAATTTAGaggaatttttgaaatttagggATGAGGAGGCAATAGGCGATTCTGCGGCACTTTTGCCCTTACGTACGACTCTAATTGCAAATacaataaattttgattaaatgataattGTAAAGCTTTATTACCTTTGAAGAGGATAAAAATACTTCAACCGTATTACTTGTCATGAAAAGAGATCATATGAAATTTGTTGATAATTTTACAAACCAACACTAGGATTTAAATCATGAATTGAAGATATATATTCAATAAaagaatatacatatataatctaATGAATCTACTGTTCACATTAAGGGTAGGCATAATATTTGATTGTCGTCTACCATTTGTTACCGAATTACTATTGACTGCCTACCGACTTCCGATGGTCGGtacaaggaaaaaacaaaatattttgacGTCGTTTCTGTTCTGTAGGCGATAGAGTTTTTATTTCATCAGTTAACCGAATCGAGGATTCATCACTTGTTtggctaaaaaagaaaaactattttggCCCAAACAGAACCTATTTTGGCCCATAAAAATAGGCTTGGTCCAATATTCAAAGCCCATGATTAATCGACATTGAACCGGCTTCACCAATTCAACTAAAATAGCCAAAATTTATTCTTGTCAATATAAAGTTGATAAATTAATTGACTTTCTTTTGGTTTGGTAGGCGAAAATATTCTAACCATCATTGATTTAAGTAATACCCAACTATAGTTCACATtgcaaggaaaaaaagaaacaacattcAAAATGGCTCATATATTTTGGATTTCTATATAAAATAGTTAATCTAATCCCTAAAAAAACATCTTCACcctattttaaactaaattcaTTTTACATTTCATCTATGGTGTTCAGCCCAATGTGGGGAAGCAATGAAtgcacaagtttttttttttttttttttttatgatttcctctcccaatctctctttctatctttattcatttttatcaaaagaGTAAATATatctgaaaaatgaaataaaagaaatgatatttaaatgatatagagaaagaataTTTTGCGCCTTTAACCATCCGCTTGAACAGTCCTAACTACGAAGAAGGTTacaaacgtttttttttttgcccttatTCTGAATAGGATAAACTCAGAATAAAGTAAACGGGAATGAGGGCTACCTTAAACCTGCTACCAAACAACTATAAGTTCTACACCAAAATCGGAATAAGAGATACCTGTAAGGGAATAAACGTATCCGTGCACCGGAAAAGGAACTCCCACTAGTGGTACAACCAAGCAGCACCCTTCTTCCCCAATTAAACACAATCGAAGCATCCCGGTATCGAAGTACAGCACAAGTATCGCAGCCTCCACACCCAAGGCTGCCTCCCGCTGCCGCACACTACCGCTACCAGAACGGCGCTACTGGAGAACACGCCGTCAGCCCACCACCAACTTCCGTCCCCGCGCTCAGCCCAGGGACACTGAGGCTCCGACGTTGCAGCACCGCGCAACCCACCGTAACAGCAATCAGAAACACCCACACTCGGCGGAGATCAACCCAGCTTTCGCATAACTTCTGCACAGGTAAACCACTCCAGAACGATGGCTTACTGCACCGTACCGAAAAATACCCCAAAAAAGAACTGCTCTTATTACTGAAAAACAAAGTTGTTCGATTACTTATTGTATTTTCCATGACGTTAGTAAAATGGTTTATGGGGTTTTAGGAATTAGGGAGCATGAAAGGCGAAACTCCAAATGTGAATTTAGTTTTAGTTTCTTTTCCGTGGTTTTCTTGGTGGGGGTGAGGGGGGCGCAAACAGAGAGTTAAggttagaaaaagaaagaaagaaaggtttTTGCTCTACTATGATTGGATTACGAAGAACCCATGTCTAATCTCTTAGATTTGCTCGTTTCATTTGATTTTCGAAGTTTACGAGTTGCAGACTCATTGTTTGGTTGAATTTCTGAATGAATTGCCAAATATAATAGAAAAGGCTACAGCTTCGTTGTTATTCCCCTTGTGCTTATTGGCCTACTCTGACCCATTGATCTTGTTCGGGTATGAAGAAACCGTGGTTTTTTAACTGATTGAACGGTTATTTTCTGAAATTCTTTTATTCAGTGATTGCATACATATAGGAGTAAAATGTTCTCTCATTCATTGGCAATGTGCATCACTGAATTTGCGTTATAGAATGCGGCATATatctaatttattatttcttgTCCTACTCTTTATGTGTTATTCACCATAGAAAGtacattcatcaaaaaaattcaCCATAGAAAGTAGAAGGAGAATTGATGAATTTAAGTTGAGACCGAAGacttttttaattgtttgtatttgttaatGGCGGTTTAAATGGATTAGAGATCACCGAAGTATAGCACAAGATTGCCTTTTCTTGCCGCCATGGGGTCGACATGTAAACAAGGTCCAATCTTAATCGATTGTGGGTTTCTTTGTATTTGACATTGTATTTAGCTGTTTGTTCATATTAGCTTGGTCAGCATGCATTATCACCCGTTGGGTTTGAGTAATTATTGGTTGAAGGAGTTTGTAGGACTAGATCAAGACTTATTTGCTTGGCCAATTGGCCTGACGTGTAGCACTAGTCCAAGCCCCGATGTCTTATGTTGTGAACCATCAAGGGTCTGCTCCAGTATTTAGATAGTCCGTTCATAGTTTTAGAATGACGATGTTGATTGATAGTTCCCAAGTATTCATATAGAATTATCTTTTTAAGCTTCTGCAGAGAATTGGGAATGCAAGACAGAGAGTGTAGGGATAAGGTCCCGTTGCCTTAGTCCTATGTTTTCTTCgttgtttatgttttttcttatgTCTTTTTAATTATGCTGTTTTGTTTGATTCTGTTTCAGATgtatcattttctctttttctgtaTCTATTAGGATTTATTGTGTAATAGTCTGTGACCCTTATCACTGCATATGTTCAAGAAGAGTTGTGAGAAAACAACAaggtcttttattattattataatactGAGGCCATTGCCTTCTTCTGAATATATTGGATACTATAAGTAAATATTAGCAAACATTGTCGATCAAGCTTATGTTTTTGGGACTGGTTGAACTATTTGAGGGCTTCTCTTGGTCATAATGTGGTTTCTTACTTACAAATACTTTCCATTATTCATAATAGTAAGGTTCCTTTAATCTGAGTATGGTAGATGTAGAAACTTCCATGCTTGATCTTCTGTTCTACAGAAAGAGAAAGATAGTCTGTCAGCATTTTAGTCCAAAATTGAAGAAACGATTTGTAAAACTTAAACATGAAGGAGAATTGAAGCTATCTGAATGCAGAAACATTTCTTCATGGTATGACCTTTTCAAACACagtatttgtatttatattttacaTTCAGAGGCACTTGAGGATTGTGCCAAGGCCCTGTTAAGCCAGTGTTTTTAGGCTCAGTGGCCTGAAGTTCAGTGTCTAGAGGGCACCACTTCCCATATAAAATTCAGATGTTTTCTGTTTCATTTAGGAAGCTATTCCTTAAATCTATAAAGCAGTTGATCATTCTCTGTATTTGAGTTGGGCTGGTCGTATAAATGGATGATAACTTTCTGTCATTATGTTGACTTGATTTGAGTTATTCCTCTTTGGCTTTCCTATCATTTTCAATCAAAAGTCACAGGTTGTAATATATTCCAGGCAAGAGAAAATCATTTGAGATATTTTGTCCTTATAATGTTCTCGTGTATGTTATCTCAGATTATTAAAAAATCCCAGTTATATGCTATGATTCAACTCATAATTTATGTGTGAAACAGAATGGTTATTCCTCCACCTGTTAGGCCTCTAAGAATTACAAAATATCTTAAGCCTTATGTCCTGAAGATGCACTTCACAAACAAGTTTGTGAGTGCCCAGGTGATACACACACCAACCGCCACTGTTGCCTCTGCTGCAAGCTCACAGGAGAAGGCCTTAAGGCCAAGCATGGAATCTACTCGGGATGTGGCTGCTGCTGCAAAGATTGGAAAATTATTGGGGGAGCGCCTGCTGCTCAAAGATATCCCAGGTGTTTCTGTTCACTTGAAGAGAGAACAGAAATATCATGGTAAGGTCAAAGCTGTCGTTGATTCTTTGAGGGAAGCTGGTGTCAAACTGctttaacttttcttttgctttataaAGTGAAATCTATTGTTGAATTTGCTTGTAAGTTTATGGTTTCTAGCAATTCTAACTCTGTTCTAAGAGGAGTACTTGGGGGAGATGAAAGGGAAGTGGATGGTGGCGTTTCTGTTTGATGCTGCTCAATGTCATCGTGATAAACACGTTTCTGGAAATTGGGATTGTTACTGAACTGTGTCATTTGTCATTGCCCATTTGTTGAATGTTAATTTGTAGAACAAGCAAGCAGAAGGTATTGTCAGAGAATTTGTATGTACATGCTCACCTGATTTACTAGTGTAGGTTTGTAAAGTTGCGTAGGAGCTAGAAATTTACTCATCCTTTATGGTGGTTTTGTCATGGCGGTGACAATGGCAGTGAGGCAGTGGTTGTGATTGATGCTAGCACTAGTACTATGGCTTGTAGTGGATCATGGTTCTGGTGCTATGACTGCCTTTGTTTAATGGATGCTATCAGGTGGTGTTGCTTAGGATTGGTAACTCGTGTTCAAGTGGTAGGTTCGGGTGGTATCGAAGTATGGATATGAAACTTCATAAATCAATCATAATCCTACCTGTGAAGAGTATGGTGAACTTTTTTGCAG
Above is a genomic segment from Alnus glutinosa chromosome 12, dhAlnGlut1.1, whole genome shotgun sequence containing:
- the LOC133851611 gene encoding uncharacterized protein LOC133851611; amino-acid sequence: MVIPPPVRPLRITKYLKPYVLKMHFTNKFVSAQVIHTPTATVASAASSQEKALRPSMESTRDVAAAAKIGKLLGERLLLKDIPGVSVHLKREQKYHGKVKAVVDSLREAGVKLL